The following are from one region of the Indicator indicator isolate 239-I01 chromosome 14, UM_Iind_1.1, whole genome shotgun sequence genome:
- the PIANP gene encoding PILR alpha-associated neural protein: MEPSACRMPPLLSCIHSLQLWHLLLLVSAVPPAGVWSLRSRGPAAARPLCTRRSSSAPRPICIWDRTSVPERDSRFALPRQRAPAQQAGELRHVMRLRRQAPGARPATPSGFEDGMPSSQYPWAIVWGPTVSDEDGGDTNSANPGFPPLGYTFVSPHGMATAQPNSHSLLHNAGLNLRETPATLRPFLFGPRGEGVDPQLYITITISIIIVLVATGIIFKFCWDRNQKRRRHSGQQGGGRQQESQQPLTDLSPTTISILGPYSDSLAPTPKAEESRQGQEGVEKLGDHRKSTAFQLNRIPLVNL, translated from the exons ATGGAGCCCAGTGCCTG caggatgCCTCCACTCCTCTCCTGCATCCACTCCCTGCAACTTTggcatctcctcctcctggtCTCAGCTGTCCCTCCTGCTGGCGTCTGGTCTCTTCGCTCTCGGGGCCCGGCGGCTGCTCGACCTCTCTGCACCCGTCGGAGCTCCTCAGCTCCGCGGCCCATTTGCATCTGGGACAGGACCTCAGTGCCAGAGAGGGATTCTCGCTTTGCCCTGCCCCGCCAGCGGGCCCCggcacagcaggcaggagagctgcgGCACGTCATGAGGCTGCGGCGCCAGGCGCCGGGGGCTCGCCCGGCCACCCCCTCTGGCTTTGAGGACGGAATGCCTTCCTCCCAGTACCCCTGGGCCATTGTTTGGGGCCCCACAGTGTCAGACGAGGACGGAGGAGACACCAACTCAGCCAACCCAGGCTTCCCGCCGCTGGGATACACCTTCGTGTCGCCACACGGGATGGCAACGGCGCAGCCCAACTCCCACTCGCTCCTGCACAATGCGGGGCTCAACCTGCGAGAGACGCCGGCCACCCTGCGGCCCTTCTTGTTCGGGCCCCGGGGGGAAG GTGTGGACCCACAGCTGtacatcaccatcaccatctcCATCATCATTGTCCTGGTCGCCACTGGGATCATATTCAAGTTTTG CTGGGACCGTAACCAGAAACGCCGGCGGCACTCCGGGCAACAGGGcggtggcaggcagcaggaaagcCAGCAGCCCCTCACGGACCTCTCCCCCACCACCATCAGCATCCTGGGGCCCTACAGTGACTCCCTGGCCCCCACACCCAAGGCAGAGGAGTccaggcagggccaggaggGTGTGGAGAAACTGGGGGACCacaggaaaagcacagccttccagCTCAACCG aATCCCACTGGTGAACCTGTGA